The window CGCTTTGGCTTCCGACGGGGCTGCGCCGGTCCACCACATACACATTGCCGGGAATGGATTTGGCAAAGTGTTTCATCTGTGCGGCCCGTTCCCCGATCTCCTGCAGGGAGCAACTGCCCTGGCAATCGATGACTGCCAGTGACACCGATACAAGGGGGAACTCCCTCTCGACTCCGTCCCGTCCGCGGGCCAGAATCCAGCCTTTCTCGCGGTCATGCGGACTGTAACAATTGCGCACCAGCCGTTTGAAACAGCGTGTTACAGCTCTGCAGATGCGTTCTGCCTTGTTGCGGTCGAGCACGCAAACGAAGTCGTCGCCGCCTATGTGGGCGGTAATATCGCCCCGGATGCCGTGTCTGCGGATGGCCCATGTCAGGATGTCTGCCAGCAGCAGTATTATCCGGTCTCCGTTTTTGAATCCGTAAGTATCGTTGTAGGCTTTGAAGTTATCCAGATCTGCGTAGATGAGTGCGAATCTGGCCTCACTTCTGAGGCGGCATTCGATTTCATTCTCCAGCGCGACATTGCCGGGAAGACCGGTCAGCGGGTTTGTTCCCTTGGCAAGCTCAACCTGCGCCTGTGCGAGCACGTTGAGCAGTGTCTGCACCGTGACCAGTCCGAGAAGTTTGCCTTTTTTGGTGATGATCACATCGTCGTATGCCTGCAGTTGGCTTCGCTGCATGGCCATCTGGGCGGTGGCCTCAACGGGGGTGTTTTCATCCACGATCAGGGGGGAGGCATCCATGACGGATTTTGCAGGCCGTTTGTAGTAGAGAGCAAGGCCGTACTGGGCAGAAAGCTGCCTGTTGAGATGATATTCCATGATCAGTCCGACAGGTTCGTCGTTGGCCGTCACGGCAATGCTGCTGTTAAGGTTGTTCTCTTCGAAATATTCTCGGATTTCACTGACCAGCGTGTCCGGTGAGACAATGTTTACCGGTTTGGCGTAGCTGCCCACCGGAACGGAGTACCCCGTGCTTCGGAGCGCGATGGGCTGGTTTGCAGGACGGATGGCGGAGAGATCTATGGTTGTCTGCTGCTTTGGGTAAGTGGGCCTGCCAAGATAGTATCCCTGCCCGAAATGTGTGCCTATCTGCAGCAGGGTGGAGGCTTCTTCCTGCGTCTCGATTCCTTCGGCAATGACCTTGGAGTCAATCTTGTCGGCAAAGGCGACGATGGTTTCCAGCAAGGCGCGGCGCACGGGATCTCGGTCTATGTTACGGATCAGCGACATGTCTATCTTGATGAAGTTGGGCTTCAGTTCGGCGATGGTGGAAAGGCCGGAATAGCCTGTTCCCGCGTCGTCAATGGCCACTTGGAAGCCTTGCCCCCGGTAATGATCGAGGGTTTTGTAGAACAGGCTGAAGTCCCTGATGGAGTGGCGTTCCGTAATTTCCAGAACGATGTTTTCCGGCTTCAATCCAACCTTTTCGATGATTTCCCGGGTACTGCCGGGAGTGAATCCGGGGTCGGTGAGGGTGCGTGGATGGATGTTCAGAAACAGTTTCTGGTTTTCTGCAAGAGCATCCGCACGGACGATGGCGTTTTCACGGCATACCCGTTCAAGGGCAAAGAGCATGCCCATTTCTTCTGCAAGGTCGAAGAGGATGTCCGGGGACCGGAAAGGGGATTGCTCCGGGCCCCGGCTCAAAGCTTCCCACGCCATGATATCGCCGGAAGGAAAGCTGACAATGGGTTGGTACAAGGTTTGGATGCTGCGTGTCTGCAATACGGATTTGAACTCACGTGACAGGCGAAGGGTGTCCAGATCGAACCCCTTGCGGGCCAGTATGCGGCATTCGCGCATGGCAAGCATGAAGTCGTTTCCCTGTGTGCCGTCCTGCTTGTGACGATAGGTGGCGCAACCGACATTCAGATGTGGCTCTCTGCCTGTCAGGCGGAGCATTTCACGTTTCAGGTGTTGTTGCACGCGCAGCTTCATGGTGAAGGCGACATCGGCAAGACGGTATTGCCGTGGACCGGCATCCGGCCATGTCAGCAGATATTCTCCGGCTTCCAGTGGAAAGAGCGTGTTGTTTGATAGCTCGGGAACCGTAAGCTCCCTCAGGGCGGCCTCAATGCCCTGTCGCAGCTGGGTGTTCAGGTTGGTGGCAACGTCATCCCCGTACAGCTCCCGCATGAGAATGTGATCACTGATCTTGAAGACAATGAGGTTGAGGCTGGTATGCCTTTGGAGTGATTCTCGAAGCTGGGTAGTATTGATTGGCATGGTGCTGGTGCCATGCAGGAATGGTGTGGCGTTGATGGAGCTGTCCGGCATGCTGGATTCCCTTCTGTTAGCCTGCGCTGTGGCGAATTGTGTCAGTGAGTAACCGAGCCCTGAGGGAACTGCTTCCGTTCTGTGACATTGCAGGTTGCCGTCAGGATGGCAAATGATCTCGGTGTGTCCGTATGATTACGTACTCCCTTTGCGCGGACCAAGGTTACGGGGGGGTGACAATTAAGCGGAAAATGCGTGGTGGGTGATCCGCTGTGGGCTCATAACGACTGGCGCAATCGGCTGCCGGTATGTAGAATGCGTACCGTCGGACTGAACGGGCGTTGCATTGAAGGCTACATGTTATTAGAGAATACCGTGGCTGGGAGATGTCCTTCTTGAAACTTCAGTCCATAGAGAGTATCTCCGCCATCTCGCGCACGGGTGCTCCTTGCGCAATGACTGCGAAACACAAGAGACAATTTTTGGGGCAGGAACAAGAATTGACCAAAGAACTACCGGATCACTGGCTGGTGATACGCCTCAGTGCGTTGGGCGATGTCGCTCTGACGACCGGCGTGCTTTCGCGCTGGCATCGGGAACGCGGCTGGCGTTTCACCTTTCTCACTCTGGAGCAGTGGGCTCCGGTGCTCAAGCATCATCCGGCCATTGACCGTGTTATCGGTATCCGGCGTGAGGACGTGCGTGCGGCGAACATGATCCGGTTATTCAGGTCTCTTTCACGGGAGATGGCAGGCTGCGGCCTGCTGGATCTTCACGGCACCTTGCGTTCGGGAATGCTCGGCGCGTTCTGGAAGGGCCCCAAGGTCAGGTATCCCAAGTTCAGCCTTGAGCGCCGGATGTTCTTGCGGAGCAATGGGAGAATCTTTCGTGACCGTCTGCTGGAATACAACGTGCCACAGCGTTATGCGCTGGCCATTGAACAGACGGCGCCACCCAGACGCGAGTTGCTGCCGGAGATTCATCTGCTTGCCGAAGAGAAAGCACAGGCAGCCGAGAGCATTGCCTCCCTGCAGATGGGACCGGGCAAGCTCGTTGCCCTGCACCCCTATTCAACACATATCAACAAGGCATGGCGGGCAGACTATTGGCAATCACTTGCAGCATCTCTTGTGGCCGCAGGGCACTCCGTTCTTGTTCTCGGGCGCGGAGAGAAGCTGGGATATCCCATGCCCGCAGGCGTACATGATTTGACCAATGCCACTTCGTTGCGGGAAACATGCGCGCTGCTGGTCCAATGTGACATGCTGGTAACGGGCGATTCGGGCCCCATGCATCTCGCAGGTGCTGTCGGTACGCCGGTGGTCGCCCTGTTCGGGCCGACCCATGCCGTATGGGGTTTCTATCCTGAGGGTGAGCACGACATTATTCTTGAAGCGGATGAAGCCTGTCGTCCATGTTCATTGCATGGAAGCAAGCCATGCCAGCACGATCAGGCATGCATGGCCTCCCTGTCTCCCGAGAGGGTGATGCAGGCAGTTGAGCGTATGCCGGTCAAGCAGAGGGCGTGATAGGTTGAGGCGAAAGTCTCTTTGCAGATCCTGATACAAAAGAACCCCTGCTTCCGTTGGCCGAGTGGTCCGGAGCAGGGGATTTTTCGTGGGAGGGGCGTTTAGAAGATGCGGGCTTCAATCTCTTTCAATATTGCTTTGGCTTCCTTCATGTTCGGGTCTGCGGAGATGGCGCGCTTGGCATAATCATACGCCTGATCCAGTTTGCGCCAGCGCCTGTAGAGTTCGGCCATGTTGAACAATGTTTTGGGGTGCGCACCGAATTGCTTAAGTGCCTTGAGGTATACCTGCTCACATCTTTCGAATTCCTGCAGTTCCTTGTAGCAGCGAACGGCTCCGCCGTAAGCCTTGCTGTCGG is drawn from Desulfovibrio mangrovi and contains these coding sequences:
- a CDS encoding GGDEF domain-containing protein, coding for MPDSSINATPFLHGTSTMPINTTQLRESLQRHTSLNLIVFKISDHILMRELYGDDVATNLNTQLRQGIEAALRELTVPELSNNTLFPLEAGEYLLTWPDAGPRQYRLADVAFTMKLRVQQHLKREMLRLTGREPHLNVGCATYRHKQDGTQGNDFMLAMRECRILARKGFDLDTLRLSREFKSVLQTRSIQTLYQPIVSFPSGDIMAWEALSRGPEQSPFRSPDILFDLAEEMGMLFALERVCRENAIVRADALAENQKLFLNIHPRTLTDPGFTPGSTREIIEKVGLKPENIVLEITERHSIRDFSLFYKTLDHYRGQGFQVAIDDAGTGYSGLSTIAELKPNFIKIDMSLIRNIDRDPVRRALLETIVAFADKIDSKVIAEGIETQEEASTLLQIGTHFGQGYYLGRPTYPKQQTTIDLSAIRPANQPIALRSTGYSVPVGSYAKPVNIVSPDTLVSEIREYFEENNLNSSIAVTANDEPVGLIMEYHLNRQLSAQYGLALYYKRPAKSVMDASPLIVDENTPVEATAQMAMQRSQLQAYDDVIITKKGKLLGLVTVQTLLNVLAQAQVELAKGTNPLTGLPGNVALENEIECRLRSEARFALIYADLDNFKAYNDTYGFKNGDRIILLLADILTWAIRRHGIRGDITAHIGGDDFVCVLDRNKAERICRAVTRCFKRLVRNCYSPHDREKGWILARGRDGVEREFPLVSVSLAVIDCQGSCSLQEIGERAAQMKHFAKSIPGNVYVVDRRSPVGSQSDSEGHEAEQ
- a CDS encoding glycosyltransferase family 9 protein, producing the protein MTKELPDHWLVIRLSALGDVALTTGVLSRWHRERGWRFTFLTLEQWAPVLKHHPAIDRVIGIRREDVRAANMIRLFRSLSREMAGCGLLDLHGTLRSGMLGAFWKGPKVRYPKFSLERRMFLRSNGRIFRDRLLEYNVPQRYALAIEQTAPPRRELLPEIHLLAEEKAQAAESIASLQMGPGKLVALHPYSTHINKAWRADYWQSLAASLVAAGHSVLVLGRGEKLGYPMPAGVHDLTNATSLRETCALLVQCDMLVTGDSGPMHLAGAVGTPVVALFGPTHAVWGFYPEGEHDIILEADEACRPCSLHGSKPCQHDQACMASLSPERVMQAVERMPVKQRA